The following is a genomic window from Aphis gossypii isolate Hap1 chromosome X, ASM2018417v2, whole genome shotgun sequence.
agcaattaaattatatatatatattttaaaactaataacgacggatttaatagatattatatagatatattattataatattatgaggtGAGTGTGttgctatttttaaaacaacagtaatatacctataggatacctatacctatacagtatGCGTGTATGTATGTgagtataactatataactattcactttcatctattttaattccataaaatattatgattaaacatttttcatactttataaaaatatacatttattaaaaaaaattgtcatttcATACGTTTAAGATAGAGACATACATACGGTATAACATTTTCttcaaacttaaaagtttGGTTAATCTATAGACTGTGACACATTTAGGATTTTATTGatagttcaatttttaaatacttacaatgctaataacaaaaataataataataatattttatcgaacatatttaagttaatatgcatttaaaattcatatgacTATATgagcattaatattattcgaagaacaatagaataaatatgaaatacaacaaaaaatgaaaaaatatgaatataattataattccacATTTTCCATACAAACATTAAAgcaaattatatcataatatattatgtcattgattgcctaaaattgaaattaatttacttttagtcGAGCGAGTTCATAATATCGTCTCAGTCCAttgagcaaaataaaaattcgaaCTTTAAGAACAATGAAGGACTGTCAATAACATACGGCATTGACGATAATCCACCATGGTATTTATGCATCTTTATGGCTCTGcaagtatgtataaatgttaattaattcttaatcGTAAcagattcaaaataaaaagaagTGGACAAGTTAGTAACTGTTCTACTGCAccgttattatattcaatcactAAGTATGGCCAGTATGGtgctttaaatttgaattcattaatacaccattgcatattaaaaataattctcgcAGAGGAAACGGTTGTTAGCATATttgtaaagtatattttattttatttgtggtatctataataatacatggtataaatagttaatagattaaaattaaaatacatattttgaaaatatcattgcgtaaataattacagtatacatatatattatacttttgaatttcaacaaaataactaaaaaaaatattctttattcaaATTACCACTTTAAACCTTAAAAgcgattaataaaaaaaataatatggcagtatagttttttattcttagattttagaaaaaaactaataatgagTACTTAACCTTGTATTACCTTTTAagccttaaatttaaaaaattaaaattttatatgtatatttttaactatagaataataaaaaaaatttgctcatgtattttaaatagttttaaattacgagaagaattatttatttttgagattgtattcaattatcgatcttaaacatttttatcaacatttccactaaaaaactaaaaatattttaaaattgttaaaggtAATTTtggattaatatgaataataagcAAATTCTGTTTGATGTAATTTTGAACTTTAATTAtccaaaaaatcttttatgatttcatatcaatttttttttatttctagaaaataaacttataaggaatcttgtatcaaattttaaaggcttggatgattatattttaaattttaatattttgaaataacaaaataattaaattataatatgttatactattatagtacttgtaggtatatactatatatactattcatttttcaaggtttttttatttgaaacaaaaattttatcatacttaaattgaataaaaaatttaatttcaattatttataaatgggtagcacaaaatattatgaaaattatataattgtagtaGATGTTTATTTAGTTAGTCGTtacagtaattaatttttaaattatgtaattttgtaaaaataacaaaatcgatttcgTCAAAAACTAGTTTAGCTTAAAAATTCTAgtttttcactattttttttttcaaattattttgaaaagtgaTTCGAAAAGTTAACCTCCTAGTATCATTTATATCCAATTCTCTACCAAAAACCACCTTCGAAAAATCAAAagaaatttgttaataaaacttgttagtacgaaaaaataaacataaatcattgtaaaatcaatacattagtTAACTTtcattaagaatttaaaatttaaataattgaataagaaaaaatatgttctaaaatactgaatttatatttcatattagattacttataataggttatattatataatataaagttaagcaaatttatataaataatattttaaaatgtcatcatacactacttaaataaattgttaaggtatttttgtatttaaactatttatcaaatattattttgattttgaatcaGTTTCCAGAATTTTAATACGGGGAccttgattatatttaatatgggtgtattaaaattaattattttgtttgtcatGTTATGTTACTGGTGGAAAGAAATTGACAGTACGTCCTCTTCTAGATTTTACTGTtactttatgtataatttatatttatatttgtgtgtgttttGCAGCATTACCTTACGATGATTGGTGCTATTGTTTCGATCCCGTTTATCCTAACACCAGCCCTGTGCATGAAGGAAGATGATCCCGCTCGAGgccatattatatcaacaatGATATTCGTAACAGCTATAGTAACGTTTATACAAGTTACATTTGGTTGCAggtatgtttttataactaattgtaTCAATCAATTCCACCTAAGTAATAAATTGGTTCTTTTTACAACGCTTAAAGATACcacgttaaatttaaaaaactaaataaacctatttttaaatatatcttttaagAGGGCGTCGTACCTACATGTGTTGTCTTTGTCTTGCACAAGTACGGCAGTACgacatagaaataaattagtaaatgttCGTTCACCAGTTCCAATAGTGTGCTGTTAACTTTGGCATAGAAgtgtattaaactattatacaatttaacggTAAGATTATTATCTAGGTCCCCATACTgccttttattgatattattattttttaaataagttatggtcatttttaaatgtacaatttcaaaaaggtcataatttatttaaaagtaatatcaaTAAAGCCCTACGTTGAGCCCTGGATAATAatcttacttataaattttctaatagtttaatacaCGTTTACATCAAAGCTAACAGTACATTATTGAAACAGGTGAACGAAAATTTGCTATATCGTATATGTGCaagacaaaaacaaaaaatgtgggTACGGCGTCCTcttaagtaggtaattataattggTTTTGTTATGGCATCAATAAGAAACTATTTGCtttgagttattttttgtatatcaaaaattgtttagttaaaatatatatctgatTTCTGGTGTTTAATTATCAGACAaccaataaaatgtgtaatagtAACTGCAACAGTTTATTTAGAACTTCGATTGCCCTGCAGACTTAATAGGTTTTATATCCTTTAGGttcattacaattaatttctatttctgTGTATGCGACGGATAATTCAGAAGAGTTAGTATATTCTTTCTTAAgggttttaaatttctttatccGGATCATGTAGTTATTGTTTGAAAGTATCCTTGATACATTTACATACAACTTGGTTTGCCAAGACTAATGCTGTGTCTCATGAATTGCTTTGATTGCATCCTAGTTTCACAAAATAACACTACTCTCTCCTACTAAAATGTCTGAAATTAAAGGTTgacattgtttttcttttttccttACTAAATTCGTCAAGGCTATTTATCAGGTCATTCGCTATCTTatcgtatatttttgataaatgttttttttgtattaaatgtatttttaaaaaatagaatgatttaaacatgtttaaaatattaataaaaaaacatgagTTTTAGTATGGAGTAACACTGTTacgatcaatataatataaaattataataaactttagtAAAAATCTTTCCATctatcacaatatattttatcgctGTCTTAtctgacattttaaatattcaaaatgtaaattctTGTATCATTCTTGACTCCATATACcgaatactcgtattattcgtaaccatgtataataataataacggtttattcttaataaatatttgatattaataccattatataacttgttaataacattttattgtctTGACTTaaacgttattaaattttgaaacaatagTCAGTCgtgttttaattacataattatactattgtttattacGATTTGATTAGCCTCAccataaagataataattatgtatcaaaataatctatatagcttaaataaattaatcgtataaattaaataatattcttttaatattttaatcgttaaGTAATCCCTacccaattaattttttattcctatacatcctaataatatttgattttggttaagtacttataacagattactattattgtaatgaataataaaaaatattaacattatcattttaaatctcaaaaatcaatttaaaaataattaattttgggattattattaataaattataacccattaatcatatttttcaacagGCTTCCAATCGTACAGGGAGGAACAATTTCATTTCTTGTACCAACATTGGCGATTTTGAAACTACCACAGTGGAGGTGTCCATCTATGGCAAGCATTAACGAAATGTCATCTTACGATCAAGAAGAACTTTGGAAAGTGCGTATGAGAGAGCTTTCAGGTGCAATAGCCGTATCGGCTTTGTTTCAGGTTTTTCTTGGGTATTCTGGTGAGTGATCgcatgtatacattatacgtcatactatattttttatattatattcttaattatgaaaaagtaatacataattaataaatgtatatttattattttacatattttatatcaaaatagtttgtaatatttaaccgCTTTTCATGACTAAGAACAGCATGTTCAGCACATTCTAGTGCTTTTGTTGTTAGctttaatagattataattttatcttattagaagagaataaataaattactatgaaCATCCTTAAGTAAAACCATTGTACGATATTTcagataatgataaaattaatatacataatacacatcTAATTTTTGCTATTCCTGATATACGTCTAGACGCTTATtagaaagtaataattaaaccaatatttcagataatgataaaattaatttatttttatttttatatgattttattttctatcttGCAGAGAAAATTTTACTGATTGGGTCACGAAAATGGtcagttttagttttttgtttgtaaaggTTCCGTCTTAGAGAAGtcaatttcatatattatttgaactggGACTATGAAATTTTTCGTTATAAGGAGGATTCCGTCTAATAGAGAGTCCGTTATAGAgaaattttactgtatatatattagtgtTGGCCAAAGATATCGATAATTCGATACGATACCGATATcgtaggtatttttttaataattttgatatcgatatctaaaagtaattattgaaaatatcacGATATCGAGATTGTTAATCGGGGCTcacttttattacttttatcttctagacaataaattatgatgacatattgtgataaattttaaagaaatagatCACCATACCAAGCAATTtaatcttaattaaaaattcagttCTGATTGTTTGTTCTCTGTGATACgtcatattcattttattttgttattaaatttatatttgtgctaaacaaaatgaatgaacatttttattataacctaattttctacatttatatttacattataatacataataaattattattaataattattattagtagtaattaatatacatataattaataatattatcagagCCGTCTTAAGTTTTGCAGGGGCCCATGGGCACCCGGAGCTTAAGAGACCCTTTTAGTAGGCCCTACAAAAGTTGAATATAAAcatcaaaagttatttaatatgattactttattaattaaaaactattttactgcagaatttagaattattcttttatagatggtcgtattaaatattaatacgttacagcctataatttaaaattgtatattatatatatattatttaactttaacatAACTCCAGTCTGTTAATTAAGTTCATATCGTTATAACTATATTGGAGGTTGACAGTTTCCATCGATTAGGTAAAAGTTTTGAATTCACCTATACTTTTCTATACTTCCCCGgccttttaatttattaacgatttgactactaataaaatatttatcattaaatatatatttttaagaacaaattgtaatcaagtaaaaaattaagaggACTCCACATGTGTTGTCTGTCTCCGTCTTAAAAGTAcgtaacatagcaaattttgCAGATCGCGTGTAGCTCCgttggtttaaaaattagagtgaATCAACCTATTATGAAACTTGAtggtaagaacattatcttGGTTcatatgttgatttttttttacgattaatCTTTTTTAAAGAGATGaatgagcatttttaatttacatataaacacagataatgttcttaccttCAAGTTTCATAATAGGTCGATtcactctaatttttaaactaacggAGCTACAAGTGATCTGCTGAGTGAAAATTTGCTATCTTACGTACCTacttgtaagacggagacaacacatatGGGTGGGGCGTCCtctcaaataaaaaacattttatacgcattaccattataataaatataatgtgtagtaAATATGTGAATAAATGCTCAAGAATACTTGCATAGtgtgaaatttgattttgaagtTTGATATGaacttttttctattttagatatacctattatagttacctatatgCTTTGTGACATACCGtcaaaatcaaatatcaactataataaataattaatgtaaaacagttgtcataaaaatattgtaataataggtattttaaaattacgtaactaattaaaaatgtaatacttttaGGTCTTATCGGAAAAGTGGTCAAGTACGTTACACCATTGACGATCGTTCCGACTGTGTCGCTGGTAGGCCTATCACTCTTCGAGAATGCTGCCGAATCGGCTTCCAAGCACTGGGGCATATCTATGGGGTAACAGCTGGTCGACTTCTaccaataacaaatatataataaaataacgtgtagggtgtttaaataatttagtacccTAAGCAATTAAGTTCACCTCAGTAGCGTGTGATATCGTGTGAGCTAttgcgtaaaaaataaaaaccaaaataatctttgggtacctacctaatagcCCAGCCTTAATCAACTACTTGAGATCTCACTTATAAggttatagattattttatataatcaaatattaataattcgaaagatgaacatttttttactattatatacatataaacacgcataggtagtataattgaatagaatatacctacatcaaaaacttatattaaaaatgttatataattcgATGATATTCAAACATTGTTTGGTATCTCACATACCAAACAAAAAGAAATAGTAaactattaattgatattaattaatttcaatatttctaaTGTGCAAatcgaaattaattaatatcaaataaaattattatggtttgcgtttatcattgaaatttaatttttacttcatcGGAGGACTTTGGCAAACCTACGGTGTACATATGGCACTTTTAAATTggctaatataataacaaatttcctCTTAAGTCTTAACGAATCgtatagattaaataaatcaaatttttaaagcaGAAGTCTATTCAAGGCTGTTTCTTTCGTATAAattaaacggttttttttGCAGGACGATCATCCTACTTACGCTATTTTCGCAATTCCTGACGAATGTCAAGTTACCAGTCCCGACGTACAGCAAAACTAATGGATTTTCAAACACAAAATTTAACGTATTCCAGCTATTTCCGGTGGGTATCTATTTATATggctatgtttataataatcactatAGATTGTGCAAGCACTTTTccgtattttagtaataaaacaaagCTAACTGGTAGTAGCCACTAGACATATCAAGTCCTCAGcctttaaatgttttgtaatcaaatttaactaaaCCATCATCTTCGATTATTGAGACCTAATATTCTTCAttgtttcttaaaattataattatacagttttacCACGGttgatgaaaatgttttttaaccaTGTTTCAAGACTGGCTAATTTCAccatctttttttaattagtttagttCCAAATCCAATTGTATTCAAGGATTATGAagattttaatctttttaagattaaattttgaactataGGAttctagaaatataaaatgaaacgagttaatttttgaaaatattcaattttctacAGACTTTTAAGGACAATCAATAAAGCTTTCGAATTATTTACATGAACAGAAAtctgttaattattaagaaaaaaataataaatatattaatgattttagttaTGATTTAGAATGTTTAGAGAATAAAGAAATTTcatatgataacaataaaaacatgacTAACGTAGGTCCTGTTTCTTAAAGTCATACCTCGAAGACAAATCGTTCTGTCATAGTCAACAGTAAACGACTAAACTATTATCATACCTTGAAGCACTACCCGGCGTTCCTCATTTCTACACCACAGATTTACCAGTTAACTATTCACCCTCATTGGAAGATATGCCAATAACACAACCTTATTCTCCTCAAATTCCAATCCTTCCACTGTCAGTTAAAAAATCTAACTACATTTAAACATCTTTATTTTCTggtttattaaatagaaaattaatatcaatgtatCTAAATCATTACACATAACGACATAAGCTTCTCACTTTGACCAAAAGACTACCCGACGATCACTCTGAACAATTTCATCTTACTTGTCGAGTAAGGTCCACGTTTAAAAACaaccaaaaaatgtttaacagtAAACTTAACCTACAAAGGCCCTTATTCAGGTCGAATACAAACATTCAAAAcactttttctataaaaatgtcCACCATCTCATATGGACCTCCAAAATCTCACTCTAGGGTTcagcaaaaaaaattaaatatcaaaacgaTTCAAGGCTTGCAATACTTAGCCTtcgtattattgtaaaaactcCGTGATAGGTAGCTAACTAACTATTCTATGGCGATCTTCAAGTCAAAACCATTCACAATACAGCTATTATCTTTTACAGAAGGTTCTAAAAGAAACTTCTGTTAAATTCAAATCACCTCATCTCACAAATGGCCTCAAAGACACTTCCTGACAACCTTACAAGACACTTCAAACACAATTGTTGCTGAGAACTACTTAGTTTATAAGACATGcttatacactatatagtacttaatataatttttacttcgtTATATAAGGTGATTCAATTGTGAAGCTTTCTTCAAGTCATTCACAgcctatgtaataattattttataattttttttttattgtatgtaatgtatagattgtaaaatatcaataagtcGCCACtctataagaaaaaaagagGAAAAGATAATCATCTAACGatgattaatgataatattttatgttatcgtTTCAGGTACTACTGACTATAACAATCATGTGGATTCTGTGCGCGCTATTCACCATGTACGATTACTTCCCAATCGGACATCCCGCAAGAACCGATGTCAAGATTCGGATTATAGGTGATTCATCATGGTTCCGAGTGCCGTATCctggtaattataatacagttatatttaaactacacTTAGGCGAGACGTAGGTACTTATCATAATGTACGTTTCACCTAAGTTATTAGTGATATTCATTACatgttaatatttgtgtatcaTCTGAAATTCAAAGGTCAATGGGGTTGGCCAACCGTTAGTGTAGCCGGCGTCATAGGCATGTTGGCTGGCGTATTGGCGTGTACTGTTGAGTCCATAAGCTACTATCCGACAACAGCCAAAATGTGTGGTATGtacttatcaaaaataataaacagccATCTCTTACTTTATGCTCAACATATAATGTGATGGTGTGActggataaaatataacattaagttACACGAGTAAGATACTGAAATTAGTGTgtttctatacaatatacacatttaaccACAATGAATCGATCATGGCGAACAACAATTTTGAGGTCCGACAAATGATAATAGTTAGGTGGGCGCTTCgtattgtgatattttaaaattaaagaaaattaagcTAAACCTTCATATAAGACAAATTAGGTACTTTAGGCCAAATTTGGTAACAATCGCGATCGTTATGGCTTGAATTTTAGAGTTAATACGACATTTCACAATTTATGACATAAGACTTTCAAAGAACTTCACATTCAATTGTTACCTTTTTCATATACACATAGCAAAATAGCAAATCTACGTAGcagtattttactaaaaaatttttcaagtaGATATAGActgtttaaaatgaataataaatttattaaaatgcataagacttgttttaaaataaatacttaacatcaaaattattggaggacatttaatattattctctacagatttgataataaatacttattttctaaaattaactattaatatactttaataataaaccggTATGTATATATGCTATATGTTTTGCATGTGTAAGCCAGAGAAGATACGTCGATACAAATTTCTCCgaaattcaaacaataaaattaaattagaggTCATTACTGAGTTGGATGGCAGTACTAAGTGTGTGGATGgttgtaataacaattaatggtttgaaaaaaaaatctacttttatcgattttacataatgaatttttatataacactttcaaaaagttatacttaaattagttttttttttatctcagattacaaaattcaaaactcGCAAGtacttaaacaattatttatgatgatagtcatgcaatatttataaacaaaaatcataaaaatttatgtagTCAATATTGGATGCTTGTTTAACTTtaagcaataaataaattgaattttgtgTATGAATATTAGGAGCTCCACCTCCACCAATACACGCTATCAACAGAGGAATTGGATTTGAGGGACTAGGAACGGTATTTGCTGGACTCATGGGAAGTGGAAATGGCACCAACACGTTCGGAGAAAATGTTGGTGCGATCGGCGTCACAAAGgtgatataaaaatgatacaagATATCATCCCGTGTTTATTGTTGTGCCCTCATCTTGCAAGTgcataatagtaaatttaatttagaatgacatttaaataaaatcttattaagtttaaaaaaacattatgtcTTATTAACGTTTTCAAGGAGGATACaacaatacacatataaattCCTCgtaggaaaatattattttcttaaaatttgtatcgattttattaatttaaaatttatttatgtagatTGGCAGTAGGCGCGTAATACAGTACGCCAGTGCATTGATGTTGATTCAAGGCGTTGTCAATAAATTTGGAGcagtttttataatcattccTGAGCCTATTGTTGGAGGcatgttttgtattatgttcGGAATGATTAGTGCatttggtaataattttaatttaaaacatttaaattgaactaaattatttgttgaatgacttaaaatattaaactgtattttaaatttttagttttaaaactcTTAGAATGTATCTTTATCAATAGCTCTACAATCAATACTTacctaattacaataatatatatataaaaaaaaaaaatagtagttaaaaataaaaactccgGTTGCAATGGTATTGTAGAATCCCTGGTGGATATCCA
Proteins encoded in this region:
- the LOC114131728 gene encoding solute carrier family 23 member 2 isoform X2, with the protein product MIGAIVSIPFILTPALCMKEDDPARGHIISTMIFVTAIVTFIQVTFGCRLPIVQGGTISFLVPTLAILKLPQWRCPSMASINEMSSYDQEELWKVRMRELSGAIAVSALFQVFLGYSGLIGKVVKYVTPLTIVPTVSLVGLSLFENAAESASKHWGISMGTIILLTLFSQFLTNVKLPVPTYSKTNGFSNTKFNVFQLFPVLLTITIMWILCALFTMYDYFPIGHPARTDVKIRIIGDSSWFRVPYPGQWGWPTVSVAGVIGMLAGVLACTVESISYYPTTAKMCGAPPPPIHAINRGIGFEGLGTVFAGLMGSGNGTNTFGENVGAIGVTKIGSRRVIQYASALMLIQGVVNKFGAVFIIIPEPIVGGMFCIMFGMISAFGLSALQYVQLNSSRNLYIIGFSMFFSLVLPKWLIAHPNAIQTGNEILDSVLTVICSTSILVGGLIGCFLDNTIPGTPEERGLIAWANEMNLTSEPTTGEETSTYDFPIGMKALRKMKWTYSIPFLPTYRPKKN
- the LOC114131728 gene encoding solute carrier family 23 member 2 isoform X1 → MDDQKEFVNVNLNSSEFIISSQSIEQNKNSNFKNNEGLSITYGIDDNPPWYLCIFMALQHYLTMIGAIVSIPFILTPALCMKEDDPARGHIISTMIFVTAIVTFIQVTFGCRLPIVQGGTISFLVPTLAILKLPQWRCPSMASINEMSSYDQEELWKVRMRELSGAIAVSALFQVFLGYSGLIGKVVKYVTPLTIVPTVSLVGLSLFENAAESASKHWGISMGTIILLTLFSQFLTNVKLPVPTYSKTNGFSNTKFNVFQLFPVLLTITIMWILCALFTMYDYFPIGHPARTDVKIRIIGDSSWFRVPYPGQWGWPTVSVAGVIGMLAGVLACTVESISYYPTTAKMCGAPPPPIHAINRGIGFEGLGTVFAGLMGSGNGTNTFGENVGAIGVTKIGSRRVIQYASALMLIQGVVNKFGAVFIIIPEPIVGGMFCIMFGMISAFGLSALQYVQLNSSRNLYIIGFSMFFSLVLPKWLIAHPNAIQTGNEILDSVLTVICSTSILVGGLIGCFLDNTIPGTPEERGLIAWANEMNLTSEPTTGEETSTYDFPIGMKALRKMKWTYSIPFLPTYRPKKN